The DNA segment TAAAGTGAGAACTGAATGGTGAGCTTTTGAGTGGTCAGATATTGTTGAGTCacccaagggagataactctacatACACAATGACCCTCCTTTTTGTATTACTATAATAATTTCCACACCTTAACACAGTCTAAACTggttgtaaatatattcagTAGATCATGGAATTTCTCAGATCTtatttgaaatataaacatgaGATCCATGTTCTAAGGATGTGATTCTTGTGAACATGTCAGAGAAAGTTTCAAGAGAACTTCTATTCAGGGCTTATTGCACATGGATACGGGCACAGCCGAATATGGCCTATCCCAAACTGTCAATCAGTTAGCGATATTATTAACACTAAAACACTTAGTAATGTGgatttcaaaattccaccacaCAActctgtataaatgaaaaaaaagggTTTCTCTCCAACAAACTTTCATTCACAAACTACCATTCACATTGACTGAAAAAcatcatgcatatttttttgttttgcctttttgacagattttcagCACACAATGATCTTCTGTGGAAATAACACTACGATGATGATGTTGACTGTGTTACTCGTATTCTTGAACTGGTATACTGATATCAGGAattagtttaaaaaatcaggttCCTATTCTACAGGTAATCTGACCCAGGTGAGAATAGAGGACAATTACAGTTTTCTGATGAGCGGTCAAGCCAAGGCACAAGTCACTCTCCATGTAGAACAACATGGTTCACAGCTCCTCTGCATGATTCAGATACTTGGAACTGATCAATGTTCACAGTTTTCACTTGCAGTTATATCCCAGAATTAGTTGGCATTGACAGCTGGCGGTTGTTGCGGGACAAGGGAGGTGATGAATGTTGACACAAAGCACCACACCATTGCGATAATGCCCTGTCGTGCTTCCTGCACTGGCTGGGCGGTTTGTTCGGGGATGTCTGGGGCTGGGGCAGCTTCTTGGCCCTCTTCAGCCTGCAAGGGTGGATAAATGGGTTAAAAACATACAGTGAATTGTGAGGAATTGATAGTTAAATTTTTCTGCTCATTTTCACAGGGCTTATTCACCCTGAATTTGGTTTGAGACTGACATCAGGGATCCGTTCATATTTATTAGACATTTAATATTccaatataatgggaaaaaatTCAGAAATGTTACTGTAATGGTCCCTCTTTCACAAAGCCATCGTAGCGctatgactgttgtaagtctgtgtCACAGAACAGGCAGTATGACCATGATGACAGTTTTGACACTAAGATAGCCAAAAAATTATTTCTTGTGAGAATCCTTCTATTAACGTCTtgcaaaatcatacaaatttgCAAGACATTGAAACGTTACAATTCTTCAGGTACAAGTGATAAATAACTTGTATTGTGATGGTTCTGATAGTAAgatacaaatgaaacactttttaCTCTTAAAAAGTATTCGCAATCACTTGATATTAATGAGGAAGACATGAACTCCGTGAGAGTAAAATTCACATGAGTTaaattttatgccacttttagcaatattccagcagcaggcttcacacactgtacccatgtggggaatcaaacccaggccttccgtgtgacaagcaaacattttaaccattaggctaccccactgccccagcaAAATTTacaggaaatttcagatttctaAGCACAAATGTCACCACTAGATTCATCTGTACATGAGTCAGTTTTGTCCCTCAGAGGTATACCTGAGCATTTTTCCCATATACACTCTGCGGTTCCCAAACTTGTGCGGCTATGTTAATAAGTGGAATAAGCCTTGTTGCTGAAGCAATGTACACAGGACACAACCAGTACCTGTGGATTCTCTGCTGGATTTgcctgttgctgttgttgtggcTGTTGCTCTCCTCCCTGTGGTATGACTTCCGCTGCTGCCTCAGCTGGTTGCTGTTGTCTCTGAGGTGGATTCGGATTTCTTCGGATATTTAACCAGCCCTTTTGTAAACTGGAAACAAAGCAATATCATGTTTAGAAGTACAacttgtttggttttttttcccTCTAAAGGTTACATTGGCACAGATGATTTTGTTTGCTGCTTAATGGCATGCTCAAATTCAATTTAGGTTTATGATGGCTGGCTGTACATAACCGTGTCTGGACTAGAAAATCCTGTGATTGACCTCACGAACCTCAGTCCACACAACTGCCgtcagcaaggctgaccaccTGAATCTGTTACTAGTTAGTCACTTCACATGAGTAGCAGAAGACCAAtactaacctggatctttgtcAAATGAGTAGCTCCAGTCACTAAATATTTCTTAGGGCTGTGCATTACTAGGTGAGAGAGAAGACCACTTTTTCTCCCACCATAGCGATGCATCCTTCAACATTTGCATAACTGCCATGGTGTCATTTCCATCCATAATGACAGAGTGCTTAACTAGACTGTCAGTGTTCAAATAGTTTTAAACCCTAATTTGTGCTGAATTATCTGGTCCTGACACTTTGTAATGTTGAAGTTTACCTTCAAACTTTAAGAAAGAAATACTAAGTGACTACTTTGGAAAGTTTTGTATCTTTATTTAGTTTGGTTAGTAAATCTTCACTCAGCCTAGTAACTTTTAAAACTTCCTAGCCAAATTTGCTAATGacccaaaaaatatttcatacactgcaagtaaccatggcaactacttacaaatatatgatGACAAATCCTATAAAGACGGCAACGAATCTGCTGAACGTGGAGTAGAAGTAGACAATGCTGAGAAGGACGAGGAAGCGGAATAAGATATAGATGTAATCCAGCCAGTCCCTATGTTCTACATCTTCCTCATCCTCATCTTCAACCATCCCACCCTGGGCATTCATACGCATGTTAGGATTGGCTTGTGCTGGAGCTGCTGGGGCATTGTTAGGCTGGTTCTGATTGGCTGGACGTCCCTCGGTAGCTGCAGCAGTTGTTGGGGTGGCAGGGGGTATCTGATGGTAGGCGTTGTTGTAGCTGGTGAGGAGACAACATGGGAATTGTAACTGTGCTTCAAAGTGTTCTCAAATGTGTGAGTAATGATTCTTTAATGATCAGTGAATGCCACCAGAAGGGTATGACAGGTGAAGTTAAAGAACCAACCTCATTTGCACAGGTTCTTGCACAAAGCCTTAAGTgctttggacctagtctgagtATGTGATGTGTAGGAATGCAATATATACAGATTGTATAATGTAATTTGGATACTATGCAGCTgggttatgatgacatgtcagcaagtcGGACCACCGGACCACCTTAATTAATTCTTATGAGAAGCACGGATTGCTGAAGGGgatttctaaccctgatcttcatgtgTTAATCTGTCAATACTGTAGACAGGTACTCACTATTGCATGTACTGTGTCATGTACTGGGCATACATCTGCTGCATCCACAGGTACTGCTCTGGGCTGTAGCCACCATAGCCAGGGGGCATCATCATTGGAGGTGCCATCACATTGCCACTGAAACACAACCACACATATCTAtctggttgatacatgtgtagGCCTTGACCCCTCAGTCATATCAAGGCAACAATAGAGACACATTGGCACACCAACGATGTTTTACAAGCTGCATTCATGTTCAGATTTAACCCTTTTTAACCCTTGTTCATCGTATGACCTGCAGTTTCTCCCCACCATCTTATCACCACCCTGCCATAATGCAAAAACTGTTTAAATCATTTTTAAATTGTCTCTTTTTTTTATCAGACATAAATGTCAAAACTTCAAATTTCATACTTTCATTGCTTTACCAAAATGTCAGACAGAGACATAAAcgagagtcagtgagtttagttgtaccaTTATTCCAGcatgacactagaaatgggtttcacacattgtacccatgtgaggaatcgaatccaggtctGGCATGACTAGCGAATACCTTAATCACTAGGTGACTCCACCACCCTTATTACTATGCTACATGCCACACTAACAGCCACTGATGTCAATTAATCTGTCTGACATCATGCCGGTCCATCTAGCTGTGGATTTATCTGACACAGTTACTCATACAAAACATCAACAAGCCACAATGAATTATATAACATCAGAGACAAATGAGTTAGCACTGATAACATTCTCAAAAAACATGAACTGACAAAGGCAGACCTCATCACATCACAGCTCCTAGTGAATTGCATAATGTCAAAAACCAGGACACTAGCAGACAATTACGTACATTTCAGGTTTAGTTCTCAAAATAATAAAGGCTGTATGTCATCCAAATTTCATCCTTACTTATTCATTATTGAAATAGATCACCACAATATTGAATACAAAATTTTGTCAATGTCTGTTATTTCAATTTCTGCCAAATGTCAACTGCTTCACATAATGATATGCAAAATAGTTAATATACTGGAACAATAAGAAAAAGCTTGGTGAAAAAAACTTCTTTTATCACAAATACACCTTCAACATGATCGAATCTTTGTACAAATAGTTGTCAGTCACACCATCAGTACTTAACAATTGTCAATAAAGGTGATGTTTTCAAGGTATATGTGGTACAATCATACAAATTCCATTATCCGGTATTCAACACAACAGGCCAGCCACATACAGGGCAACACCTGGCACACAATCAATACAACATTGTGACGGCAAGCCCTGGCAATTTGCTCCTACAGTTCAATCCATCTGGTGAAATATCTGGGAATACATGCAAAAGAGTACCAGCATGAATACATGTAACCATCATGTACTTGGCTTTTACAAGTAACAGAGCTGAACTTGTAACCACAGGGTAGCTGTTATGCCTCTTAACATCTTTGGAGATGTTTTAAGCAGTGAAGTCCTGTTAGTAGTATTACGTATGTAACGACAAATTAATGTATTAATACACAGATTTGCACTACTTTTATCAGGCTGCAATCCTGATGATCACATATGACAGCAGTGTTCAACAACCTTTCTAAATTTCacttagaaaaaaaatatgcacATAAATTATAATAATCAGCACTAGTGTCAAGGGTTTCTAGGTATTACCTGAATTATGTTCATGTTGAAAGTTGGAAGATTTTTGGGAGCCTAGATTTTGATACCATATTAAAATATATCCAAATACATCACAGGGGTCCCTTGAGTTTGAGCTTTGTGTAGATGTATACTTGTTTAGTAAACTGAGGTAAATGAGGCTATCACAATCAAAGTATCAGgaatattttcagtttaatcAACATCACATAAAGATAGGTACAAGCAAACTGTGGTACCGTCAAACTGTGTTCAAACAGTCCATATATCCATAAATAAAAATTCACTACATTTAAACAATTAATCATAATTTTATCAGCAGCAGCTTAGCATTATCAACTGTCTATTTACTGTCAATAGCTCTTTTTCAATGAACAGTAAATAACAGTAATGAAAGCTTACAAACAGCTGACTTATCTGATTGACAGGTAACAACCTACATCTGAATAAACATCCTACTTTGCTTCCATACTAAATATCTATAAAACAGCGAACAGATTTCAGCTGTCAGCTGCCCACACAGCAGTTTGATTTGTATTAGGCTATATGAGTTAGGCCTTTAAACAATAAGCTG comes from the Haliotis asinina isolate JCU_RB_2024 chromosome 12, JCU_Hal_asi_v2, whole genome shotgun sequence genome and includes:
- the LOC137257890 gene encoding homocysteine-responsive endoplasmic reticulum-resident ubiquitin-like domain member 2 protein isoform X2; the protein is MMDLGDNPVTLIVKAPNQRIADQTVDCFLEWTVRKLKEHLENVYPSKPKHSLQKLIYSGKLLQDHVTLKEVLRQLDEASLHTVHLVCAGGSEGSYIESTSDTIDATPSSSSHSTDSTEGIRYRGPTMPGMEQLQLGGNVMAPPMMMPPGYGGYSPEQYLWMQQMYAQYMTQYMQYYNNAYHQIPPATPTTAAATEGRPANQNQPNNAPAAPAQANPNMRMNAQGGMVEDEDEEDVEHRDWLDYIYILFRFLVLLSIVYFYSTFSRFVAVFIGFVIIYFLQKGWLNIRRNPNPPQRQQQPAEAAAEVIPQGGEQQPQQQQQANPAENPQAEEGQEAAPAPDIPEQTAQPVQEARQGIIAMVWCFVSTFITSLVPQQPPAVNAN
- the LOC137257890 gene encoding homocysteine-responsive endoplasmic reticulum-resident ubiquitin-like domain member 2 protein isoform X1, whose product is MMDLGDNPVTLIVKAPNQRIADQTVDCFLEWTVRKLKEHLENVYPSKPKHSLQKLIYSGKLLQDHVTLKEVLRQLDEASLHTVHLVCAGGSEGSYIESTSDTQIDATPSSSSHSTDSTEGIRYRGPTMPGMEQLQLGGNVMAPPMMMPPGYGGYSPEQYLWMQQMYAQYMTQYMQYYNNAYHQIPPATPTTAAATEGRPANQNQPNNAPAAPAQANPNMRMNAQGGMVEDEDEEDVEHRDWLDYIYILFRFLVLLSIVYFYSTFSRFVAVFIGFVIIYFLQKGWLNIRRNPNPPQRQQQPAEAAAEVIPQGGEQQPQQQQQANPAENPQAEEGQEAAPAPDIPEQTAQPVQEARQGIIAMVWCFVSTFITSLVPQQPPAVNAN